In one window of Helianthus annuus cultivar XRQ/B chromosome 17, HanXRQr2.0-SUNRISE, whole genome shotgun sequence DNA:
- the LOC110925497 gene encoding GEM-like protein 7 produces MDNRFSSTVMGAPIVSRGLIFSKAYQPIYTLPNSSKLNTTERKDTLAVSTKNHGNRSLGLGPKLIEIVKHRLSYGAKILPLGRKGRIFRKSFSTTDCENLLHTSRCSIYTTAGAIRGILFISNERVGFCSDRSLKTYSAAGEMLKFQYKVSIPLEKIKGAEESFNIKMPSNKYVELVTVDGFSFWFLDFPNSKRTLRSLH; encoded by the exons ATGGATAACAGATTCTCAAGCACTGTCATGGGTGCCCCGATTGTATCAAGGGGGCTCATTTTTTCTAAAGCTTATCAACCCATTTACACTCTTCCGAATTCTTCCAAACTCAACACCACAGAAAGAAAAGACACCCTTGCGGTGTCCACCAAAAATCACGGCAACCGTAGCTTAGGATTAGGACCAAAACTAATAGAAATTGTGAAACACAGGCTGAGTTATGGTGCAAAAATCCTACCACTTGGCCGTAAAGGAAGAATTTTCCGTAAAAGTTTCAGTACAACGGATTGTGAGAACTTGTTGCATACTTCAAGGTGTTCCATATACACTACAGCTGGCGCGATCAGGGGCATACTGTTCATCTCTAATGAAAGGGTGGGATTTTGCAGTGATAGGTCCCTCAAAACATATTCTGCAGCAGGGGAGATGTTAAAGTTCCAATATAAG GTTTCAATTCCTTTAGAAAAGATTAAAGGAGCAGAAGAGAGCTTTAACATAAAGATGCCATCAAACAAGTATGTGGAGTTGGTGACTGTGGATGGTTTCAGCTTCTGGTTTTTGGACTTTCCAAATTCTAAGAGAACTTTAAGATCTCTCCATTAG